The following proteins are co-located in the Callithrix jacchus isolate 240 chromosome 10, calJac240_pri, whole genome shotgun sequence genome:
- the OR10G6 gene encoding olfactory receptor 10G6: protein MQTGNQTSVSHFILVGLHHPPQLGMPLFLAFLVVYLLTVSGNGLIILTVLVDIRLHRPMYWFLCHLSFLDMTISCAIVPKMLAGFLLDSRSISFGGCVIQLFSFHFLGCTECFLYTLMAYDRFLAICKPLHYATIMTRRVCNSLALGTWLGGTIHSLFQTSFVFRLPFCGPNQVNYFFCDIPAMLHLACADTTINKLITFVDIGFLALTCFVLILTSYGYIVAAILRIRSADGRRKAFSTCAAHLTVVIVYYVPCTFIYLRPDSQEPLDGVVAVFYTVITPMLNPIIYTLRNKEMKAALQRLGGHKEVQPH from the coding sequence ATGCAAACTGGAAACCAGACTTCCGTGTCTCATTTCATTTTGGTGGGTCTGCACCACCCACCACAGCTGGGGATGCCACTCTTCTTAGCCTTCCTTGTTGTCTACCTCCTCACTGTCTCTGGAAATGGGCTCATCATCCTCACCGTCTTAGTGGACATCCGGCTCCACCGTCCCATGTACTGGTTCCTGTGTCACCTCTCCTTCTTGGACATGACCATTTCATGTGCTATTGTCCCCAAGATGCTGGCTGGTTTTCTCTTGGATAGTAGGAGTATCTCCTTTGGGGGCTGTGTGATCCaactgttttctttccatttcctggGCTGCACTGAGTGCTTCCTTTACACACTCATGGCTTATGACCGTTTCCTGGCCATTTGTAAGCCCTTACACTATGCTACCATCATGACCCGCAGAGTCTGTAACTCCCTGGCTTTAGGCACCTGGCTGGGAGGGACCATCCATTCACTTTTCCAGACAAGTTTTGTATTCCGGCTGCCCTTCTGTGGCCCCAATCAGGTCAACTACTTCTTTTGTGACATTCCTGCCATGTTGCATCTAGCCTGTGCTGATACCACCATCAACAAGCTGATCACCTTTGTGGACATTGGCTTCCTGGCCCTCACCTGCTTCGTGCTCATCCTCACTTCCTATGGCTACATTGTGGCTGCCATCCTGCGAATCCGGTCAGCAGATGGGCGCCGCAAAGCCTTCTCCACGTGTGCTGCCCACCTCACCGTTGTCATTGTTTACTATGTGCCCTGCACCTTCATTTACCTGCGGCCTGACTCACAGGAGCCCTTGGATGGGGTGGTAGCTGTCTTTTACACTGTCATCACTCCCATGCTTAACCCCATCATCTACACACTGCGTAACAAAGAGATGAAGGCGGCATTACAGCGACTGGGAGGCCACAAGGAAGTGCAGCCTCACTGA